The following are encoded together in the Flavihumibacter fluvii genome:
- a CDS encoding outer membrane beta-barrel protein, giving the protein MLQKIFATGIAIGLSVSGFAQSPDTSAVIASATTPETTTAAPTPPEEKKPFLTISGSADVYYRVDFSKQAANNRTSFTGTHNNFSIGMASVKLEHKGEKVSMVADLGFGPRAKEFAYTDEGITQAIKQLYISYSPADWIKFTAGTWATHVGYELVDPQLNRNYSMSYMFTNGPFTHTGIKAELTKGKSGFMIGVANATDYRISPDGYINKKFIIAQYSLAASDNVKFYLNYVGGQNPDTSKMNQFDLVATAKVSDKFNIGFNGTINSTKVWDGEKNMDAKSWSGAALYLNVDPKPWFGLSLRTEYFSDKNQFKISTGTENGASVFATTLSANFRTGGFIFIPEFRMDSASEEIFIDKDGNGKKGAGSFLLAAIYSF; this is encoded by the coding sequence ATGTTACAAAAAATATTTGCAACTGGTATTGCTATTGGCCTATCAGTCTCGGGATTCGCGCAGTCACCTGATACATCCGCTGTGATTGCGTCTGCCACAACCCCTGAAACCACAACTGCCGCTCCAACCCCTCCTGAAGAAAAGAAACCCTTCCTTACTATTTCAGGTTCCGCGGACGTCTATTACAGGGTTGATTTCAGCAAACAGGCCGCTAACAACCGTACCAGTTTTACAGGCACCCACAACAACTTTTCCATCGGAATGGCCAGCGTAAAGCTGGAACATAAGGGTGAAAAAGTGAGCATGGTGGCTGACCTTGGATTTGGTCCGCGTGCCAAGGAGTTCGCTTACACCGACGAGGGTATCACCCAGGCGATCAAACAATTGTACATCAGTTATTCACCTGCCGACTGGATTAAATTCACAGCAGGAACCTGGGCCACCCATGTTGGTTATGAACTGGTTGATCCGCAACTGAACCGCAACTACAGCATGTCTTACATGTTCACCAATGGTCCGTTCACGCACACTGGTATTAAAGCGGAACTGACTAAAGGTAAAAGTGGCTTCATGATCGGCGTGGCCAATGCAACCGATTACCGCATCTCACCTGATGGCTACATCAATAAAAAGTTCATTATCGCGCAGTACAGCCTCGCAGCAAGTGACAACGTTAAATTCTACCTGAACTATGTTGGTGGACAAAATCCGGATACTTCAAAAATGAACCAGTTTGACCTCGTAGCTACTGCCAAAGTGAGCGACAAATTCAACATCGGTTTTAATGGTACGATTAATTCTACCAAAGTATGGGATGGCGAGAAAAACATGGATGCAAAATCATGGAGTGGTGCTGCGCTTTACCTGAACGTTGACCCCAAACCATGGTTTGGCCTTTCCCTTCGTACTGAATATTTCAGCGATAAAAACCAGTTCAAGATTTCCACTGGAACCGAAAATGGTGCAAGTGTTTTCGCAACAACTCTGTCTGCTAATTTCAGGACAGGTGGATTCATCTTTATTCCGGAATTCCGAATGGATAGCGCCAGTGAAGAAATCTTCATCGATAAAGATGGTAATGGGAAAAAAGGTGCGGGTAGTTTCTTACTCGCCGCAATTTATAGCTTCTAA
- a CDS encoding c-type cytochrome domain-containing protein — MNQKVKLYAEQLLIVLNFFIAFLLLFDNKLVLPYWLQPVGRMHPMLLHFPIVLVILALGMELFRSGPGAGTSNPNHKLARGFLLGGALLSGITVIMGLFLSREEGYAGDTLVWHKWTGVCIFFIASVIYWAGNKRWFTRTAAWVSAVVMFPALLLTGHYGAALSHGEDFILEPIIANQKAPVVPIEQAIVFDHVIQPILARKCAGCHNANKLKGQLALTDSLSLLKGGKSGKLFVPGDPEISLLLERVHLSLDEKKHMPPAGKPQLTNEEISLLALWIKENADFHQKVTDRSEDDSLRLLATAVLQPEEVAEQFDFSAADAKTIAKLNTFDRSISPIARESPALDVNIYNKSTFSAQQLKELDPIRKQVVSLSLNKMPVKDEDLNTLSQFENLRRLDLNFTEITDKALDALIPLKYLHTLSVSGTKLSYAGMSSKIAKLKNIKTISIWNTGITSPEVEQLRRGHKDISFIEGFKDEGKDPLKLNPPQVKNALMVFNQDMSVQLRHPIKGVQIRFTTDGTEPDSIRSPVFDGNTVINKNTTVKAKAFKEGWYSSDVATFDFLKNSFIPDSVQIVFPLNPVHKAEGANTFFNKKLGVIGANNPAWANYWAGARDNDMVLVSIFYKPVTVSSVGLHYMLEQETGIYPPALVEVWGGENAQQAKLLLTIKPPLPAKGEKPSLKMVEGAFKPHTVSYLKIIAKPLKIKKDQHLLLVDEMFLN, encoded by the coding sequence ATGAACCAGAAAGTAAAGTTGTATGCGGAACAGTTATTGATCGTCCTTAACTTTTTCATCGCATTCCTGCTGCTATTCGACAATAAACTGGTGTTACCCTATTGGTTACAACCAGTGGGAAGGATGCATCCTATGCTGCTGCATTTCCCGATCGTGCTGGTCATCCTGGCGTTAGGTATGGAATTATTTCGGTCCGGTCCAGGTGCCGGCACTTCAAATCCAAATCATAAACTGGCGCGCGGATTCTTGCTGGGCGGAGCTTTGCTGTCGGGCATCACTGTTATCATGGGATTATTCCTTTCAAGGGAAGAGGGCTATGCCGGTGATACTTTGGTATGGCATAAGTGGACCGGCGTTTGTATATTTTTTATTGCTTCTGTTATATACTGGGCCGGCAATAAGCGGTGGTTCACACGTACGGCAGCGTGGGTAAGCGCAGTTGTGATGTTTCCTGCACTCCTCCTTACCGGCCATTATGGTGCTGCCTTATCGCATGGGGAAGACTTTATACTGGAGCCCATTATTGCCAATCAGAAAGCACCTGTGGTGCCCATTGAGCAGGCGATCGTATTTGATCATGTCATCCAGCCGATATTAGCGAGGAAATGCGCTGGTTGCCATAATGCCAATAAGCTAAAAGGGCAACTGGCATTAACGGATTCCTTATCCTTGCTTAAAGGTGGAAAGTCCGGTAAATTATTTGTGCCGGGTGATCCGGAGATCAGTTTACTATTGGAAAGGGTGCACCTGTCACTGGATGAAAAAAAGCACATGCCACCGGCGGGCAAGCCACAGCTGACGAATGAAGAAATCAGTCTGCTGGCATTGTGGATCAAAGAGAATGCGGATTTTCACCAGAAAGTTACAGATCGCAGTGAAGACGATTCATTACGCCTGCTGGCCACAGCAGTTTTACAACCTGAAGAGGTCGCGGAACAATTTGATTTTTCGGCGGCGGATGCAAAGACGATTGCAAAGCTGAATACATTTGATCGGAGCATTTCACCCATTGCCAGGGAATCGCCCGCATTGGATGTGAATATATACAACAAGAGCACATTTTCGGCACAGCAATTAAAGGAACTGGATCCTATCAGAAAACAGGTAGTATCCCTGAGCCTGAACAAGATGCCGGTGAAGGACGAAGACCTTAATACCCTCAGCCAGTTTGAAAACCTGCGCAGGCTGGACCTGAATTTCACGGAAATCACCGACAAGGCCCTGGATGCACTTATCCCTTTGAAGTACCTGCATACGCTCTCAGTGTCAGGAACTAAACTGTCCTACGCGGGCATGAGTAGTAAAATTGCAAAACTTAAGAATATTAAGACCATCTCTATCTGGAACACCGGCATTACTTCGCCTGAGGTGGAACAATTGAGGCGGGGACATAAGGACATCAGTTTCATTGAAGGATTTAAGGATGAAGGGAAAGACCCGCTCAAACTTAACCCCCCACAGGTAAAAAATGCATTGATGGTTTTTAACCAGGATATGTCTGTTCAATTGCGCCATCCCATTAAGGGGGTGCAGATCAGGTTTACGACAGACGGTACTGAACCTGATAGTATCCGTTCACCGGTATTTGATGGCAACACGGTGATCAATAAGAATACGACAGTGAAAGCAAAGGCATTTAAGGAAGGTTGGTATTCCAGTGATGTTGCCACTTTTGATTTCCTGAAAAACTCCTTTATACCAGATAGCGTACAAATAGTATTTCCGTTAAACCCCGTACACAAGGCAGAAGGCGCCAATACTTTTTTTAATAAAAAGCTGGGTGTGATCGGCGCAAATAATCCGGCATGGGCCAACTACTGGGCCGGTGCAAGGGATAATGACATGGTGCTGGTGTCTATATTTTACAAACCCGTTACGGTAAGTTCTGTCGGCCTTCATTATATGCTTGAACAGGAGACCGGTATTTATCCACCCGCTCTGGTAGAAGTATGGGGCGGAGAAAATGCGCAGCAGGCGAAGCTGTTATTGACCATTAAGCCCCCACTTCCTGCAAAAGGCGAGAAGCCATCCTTGAAAATGGTGGAAGGGGCATTCAAGCCACATACAGTATCTTACCTAAAGATCATTGCGAAACCGCTAAAGATCAAAAAAGACCAGCATTTATTGCTGGTTGATGAAATGTTCCTGAATTAA
- a CDS encoding glutamate synthase subunit beta translates to MGKPTGFMEFTRELPGKRPVAERLNDYDEFINRYSDQQLNNQAARCMDCGIPFCHNGCPLGNVIPEFNDAVYRKNWEEAYDILSSTNNFPEFTGRICPAPCETACVLGINQPAITIEEIEKHIIEIAFDKGLVKARKPHMRSGKKVAVIGSGPAGLAAAAQLNYAGHQVTVFERDEKPGGLLRYGIPDFKLEKWVIDRRITLLEEEGIVFKCHANVGVNVRVNDLLREYQAIVLAGGSTVPRNLDIPGRELKGVHFAMDFLKQQNKRNYVGDPLAHADIESNILSEEVLATKKHVVVIGGGDTGSDCVGTSNRHGALSVTQFELLPKPPESRTPAMPWPTYPMVLKTSTSHEEGCERQWAVATKSFIGDENGHLKALKIVNLEWTSSADGRPAQFKEVEGSEREIPCELALLAMGFVYPQRVGLLEELDVELDERGNVRATEKAYQTNIPKIFTAGDMRRGQSLVVWAISEGRECARKVDQFLMGQSVLETKDAMLSLIS, encoded by the coding sequence ATGGGTAAGCCAACCGGATTTATGGAATTTACAAGGGAGTTGCCTGGCAAGCGACCAGTAGCTGAGCGGTTGAATGATTATGATGAATTCATCAACCGTTACAGCGACCAGCAACTGAATAACCAGGCTGCGCGTTGCATGGATTGCGGCATTCCTTTTTGTCATAATGGATGTCCCTTAGGTAATGTGATCCCTGAATTCAACGATGCGGTATACCGCAAGAATTGGGAAGAAGCCTACGATATATTAAGTTCTACCAATAATTTCCCCGAATTTACCGGGAGGATATGTCCGGCACCCTGCGAAACTGCCTGTGTACTTGGCATCAACCAGCCAGCTATCACTATTGAAGAGATCGAGAAACATATCATCGAGATCGCCTTCGATAAAGGACTGGTAAAAGCCCGTAAGCCGCATATGCGCTCGGGCAAGAAAGTTGCCGTGATCGGATCGGGTCCAGCAGGACTTGCTGCTGCAGCGCAACTGAATTATGCCGGCCACCAGGTGACAGTATTTGAAAGGGATGAGAAACCCGGCGGATTACTTCGCTATGGTATTCCGGATTTCAAGCTGGAGAAATGGGTGATCGACAGAAGGATCACTTTACTGGAAGAAGAAGGTATTGTGTTCAAATGCCACGCCAATGTAGGTGTGAATGTGCGTGTGAACGACCTATTGCGTGAATACCAGGCAATCGTGCTTGCTGGTGGTTCCACTGTTCCGCGTAACCTCGATATCCCGGGCCGGGAGTTAAAGGGTGTACATTTTGCGATGGACTTCCTGAAGCAGCAGAACAAACGCAATTATGTGGGCGATCCGCTGGCCCACGCCGATATAGAAAGTAATATCCTCAGTGAAGAAGTGCTGGCCACCAAAAAACATGTGGTGGTGATTGGTGGCGGTGATACCGGCAGTGACTGCGTAGGCACCTCCAACCGTCATGGTGCCTTGTCGGTAACCCAGTTTGAATTATTACCCAAGCCGCCTGAAAGCCGCACCCCCGCAATGCCCTGGCCAACCTACCCAATGGTATTAAAGACCTCTACTTCACATGAAGAAGGTTGTGAGCGCCAATGGGCAGTGGCTACTAAATCTTTTATCGGTGATGAAAATGGCCACCTGAAAGCGTTGAAGATCGTGAACCTGGAGTGGACGAGCAGTGCAGATGGTCGCCCGGCGCAGTTTAAAGAGGTGGAAGGCAGTGAGCGTGAGATCCCCTGTGAGCTTGCCTTGCTGGCTATGGGCTTTGTATATCCTCAAAGGGTCGGATTACTGGAAGAACTGGACGTTGAACTGGATGAAAGGGGCAATGTACGGGCCACTGAAAAGGCCTACCAGACAAATATTCCCAAGATTTTCACGGCCGGGGATATGCGGCGGGGCCAAAGCCTCGTGGTATGGGCGATCAGCGAGGGCCGCGAATGCGCCCGTAAGGTAGACCAGTTCCTGATGGGGCAGTCGGTCCTAGAAACAAAGGACGCCATGTTGTCTTTAATAAGCTAA
- a CDS encoding ammonium transporter yields MSKLTTKQVAPFLVLAGVAIASLFIPSLPNFDDGGKLYSAADIAWIVVATALVFLMTPGLAFFYGGMVHRKNVISTMIKSVVAAGVVSILWIVVGFSLCFGDSIGGFIGNPGTFAFFKGVTSGAPWSLAPTIPLGLFALFQLMFAIITPGLVVGAVAERIRFTAYILFIALFSLLVYAPIAHWTWHPEGFLFKMGVLDFAGGTVVHISAGCAALAGALVLKRRQVHLDHKEIPPANIPYVLIGTGLLWFGWFGFNAGSALGANALAVGAFATTNTAAAAAGLSWMFFDVLRGKKPSVLGFCIGAVVGLVAITPAAGFVAIPQSIFIGTTAAIISNMAVYYKQKSSLDDTLDVFPCHGIGGMVGMLMTGIFATKSVNGAGADGLFYGNAAFFFTQVKALAIVVGYSFIVSFAIFKFINFILPLRVTVEEEEMGLDESQHNEKYTQGTLILSKNGKMAEEEMPVGTF; encoded by the coding sequence ATGAGTAAACTGACAACCAAACAGGTTGCCCCCTTCCTGGTTCTGGCAGGCGTAGCAATTGCATCATTGTTCATTCCTTCACTGCCTAACTTCGACGATGGCGGCAAATTGTACAGTGCGGCAGACATAGCCTGGATTGTAGTGGCTACTGCACTTGTATTCCTGATGACCCCTGGACTGGCTTTCTTCTACGGAGGCATGGTTCATCGTAAGAATGTAATCTCCACCATGATCAAGAGTGTAGTTGCAGCTGGAGTGGTAAGCATTCTTTGGATTGTGGTAGGCTTTAGCCTTTGTTTTGGTGATTCCATCGGTGGTTTCATCGGCAACCCGGGCACATTTGCTTTCTTTAAAGGCGTAACATCTGGCGCTCCCTGGAGCCTCGCACCAACTATCCCGCTGGGACTCTTCGCGCTGTTCCAACTGATGTTCGCGATCATTACCCCGGGACTTGTTGTGGGTGCTGTTGCGGAAAGGATCCGTTTCACTGCTTACATCCTGTTCATTGCCTTATTCAGCTTACTGGTGTACGCCCCAATCGCACACTGGACATGGCATCCTGAAGGATTCCTGTTTAAAATGGGTGTTCTCGATTTCGCTGGTGGTACTGTAGTACACATCTCTGCCGGTTGTGCCGCCCTTGCCGGTGCCCTGGTTTTGAAACGCAGGCAAGTTCACCTGGACCATAAAGAAATCCCACCTGCCAATATTCCTTATGTTTTGATCGGTACCGGTTTGCTATGGTTCGGCTGGTTCGGTTTCAACGCCGGTTCTGCCCTGGGTGCAAACGCGCTGGCTGTAGGTGCTTTCGCAACTACCAACACAGCCGCTGCTGCTGCTGGTCTGAGCTGGATGTTCTTTGATGTACTTCGTGGTAAAAAACCTTCCGTACTTGGTTTCTGTATCGGTGCTGTTGTTGGTCTCGTTGCCATTACACCAGCCGCCGGTTTCGTAGCCATCCCACAAAGTATCTTCATCGGTACAACCGCTGCGATCATTTCCAATATGGCGGTTTACTACAAACAAAAATCATCACTGGATGATACCCTCGATGTATTCCCTTGCCACGGTATTGGTGGTATGGTGGGTATGTTAATGACAGGTATTTTCGCCACCAAATCTGTAAATGGTGCCGGTGCTGACGGCCTGTTCTATGGCAATGCAGCTTTCTTCTTTACACAAGTGAAAGCCCTGGCCATTGTAGTAGGATATAGTTTCATCGTTTCCTTCGCTATTTTCAAATTCATCAACTTCATCTTACCACTTCGGGTAACTGTTGAAGAAGAAGAAATGGGTCTTGATGAGTCTCAGCACAATGAGAAATATACCCAGGGAACTTTGATCCTTTCCAAGAATGGTAAAATGGCTGAAGAAGAAATGCCAGTAGGTACTTTCTAA